A section of the Babesia microti strain RI chromosome I, complete genome genome encodes:
- a CDS encoding conserved Plasmodium protein, unknown function (overlaps_old_locusTagID:BBM_I03260) — translation MSFWGYGFNHRSNRRQRTLQFGLFQLIAMFVSPSIIVYCFANPTVTKWFASEIIPVYVPPQSDPNIIYKIYHKKNDEN, via the coding sequence ATGAGTTTTTGGGGGTATGGCTTCAATCATCGCAGTAATAGACGACAAAGGACATTACAATTTGGTTTGTTTCAACTGATTGCCATGTTTGTCTCCCCCTCAATAATAGTTTACTGCTTTGCAAATCCTACCGTCACCAAATGGTTCGCTAGTGAAATAATCCCTGTTTACGTGCCGCCACAAAGCGATCCAAATATCATATACAAGATATACCACAAGaaaaatgatgaaaattaG
- a CDS encoding conserved Plasmodium protein, unknown function (overlaps_old_locusTagID:BBM_I03265) has product MDDIFSEDVECVESIGDVATFDSNSDIVIGFKGETRSNYAASTPNRANRLLEFTEIINSIHSDRKVEVKQTVSDKTKRKDYKKTSSSDYSENDDDSDWEESENLKKKRLIMDQKAFKQNLQHVDNLFELVDRIGSESEKEAVPTTLLQNFVDKKWPINVKIVLMDQFGKVVRDPKLERVELQKDDICDELAKKLGRDYGLDESLWSLIKIKLDDEIVSRTTVFGDGMLDLEDGVQIDVVFPQNFDK; this is encoded by the exons AtggatgatatattttcgGAAGATGTTGAGTGTGTTGAATCTATTGGCGATGTTGCTACTTTTGACTCAAACAGTGACATTGTCATAGGCTTTAAAGGTGAAACTAGATCCAATTATGCCGCTAGCACCCCTAATAGGGCGAATAGATTATTGGAATTTAcagaaattataaattcaatacaTTCGGATAGAAAAGTAGAAGTCAAACAAACAGTATCCGATAAAACTAAACGAAAGGACTATAAGAAAACATCTAGTAGTGATTACAGTGAAAATGACGATGATTCCGATTGGGAAGAAtctgaaaatttgaaaaaaaagAGGCTTATTATGGATCAAAAGGCATTTAAACAAAACCTGCAACATGTAGACAATTTGTTCGa attggTTGATAGAATTGGGAGCGAAAGTGAGAAGGAAGCTGTACCGACGACTctgttacaaaattttgtagaTAAAAAATGGCCCATCAA TGTAAAAATCGTGTTGATGGATCAATTTGGTAAAGTAGTAAGGGATCCAAAATTGGAAAGAGTGGAACTTCAAAAG GatgatatttgtgatgAATTGGCTAAAAAACTTGGTAGGGATTATGGATTAGACGAATCATTGTGGAGTCTAATTAAGattaaattggatgatgaaattgtgaGTAGGACTACGGTCTTTG GTGACGGCATGTTAGATCTCGAGGATGGAGTTCAGATTGACGTTGTTTTCCCACAGAATTTcgacaaataa